The DNA segment CAGGTTGTTTATTGCCAGTTGGAATAAAAGGACTTCATGAAACGTCTGCTGCTAACTGCGGTCCTCTCCGCACTGATGATCGCTGAAGTTCACGCCGAGTCCTTCACCATCTCCGATATTCGTGTCAACGGCCTGCAGCGGGTGTCCGCCGGCAGCGTGTTCGGCGCCTTGCCCCTGAACGTGGGCGATCAGGCCGACGACCGTCGCCTGGTGGATTCCACCCGCTCGCTGTTCAAGACCGGCTTCTTCCAGGACATCCAGCTGAGCCGCGACGGCAATGTCCTGATCATCAACGTGGTCGAGCGCCCGTCGGTGTCGAGCATCGAGATCGAAGGCAACAAGGCGATCAGCACCGAAGACCTGATGAAAGGTCTCAAGCAGTCGGGCCTGGCTGAAGGCGAAATCTTCCAGCGCGCCACCCTTGAAGGTGTGCGTAACGAGCTGCAGCGCCAGTACGTGGCCCAGGGCCGCTACTCGGCTGAAGTCGACGCCGAGGTGGTGCCGCAGCCGCGCAACCGCGTTGGCCTGAAGATCAAGATCAACGAAGGCACGGTCGCTGCCATCCAGCACATCAACGTGGTGGGCAACACCGTGTTCGATGATGAAGAACTCGGTCAGCTGTTCGAGCTCAAGACCACCAACTGGCTGTCGTTCTTCAAGAACGACGACAAGTATGCTCGCGAAAAACTCTCCGGTGACCTGGAGCGCCTGCGTTCCTACTACCTGGACCGCGGCTACATCAACATGGACATCGCTTCGACCCAGGTATCGATTACCCCGGACAAGAAGCACGTGTACATCACCGTCAACATCAACGAAGGTGAGAAGTACACCGTTCGTGACGTGAAGCTGTCCGGCGACCTCAAGGTGCCGGAAGACCAGGTCAAGTCGCTGCTGCTGGTGCAGCCTGGCCAGGTGTTCTCGCGCAAGGTGATGACCACCACGTCCGACCTGATCACCCGTCGCCTGGGTAACGAAGGCTATACCTTCGCCAACGTCAACGGCGTACCGCAACCGAACGATGAAGACCATACCGTCGACATCATGTTCGTGGTCGACCCGGGCAAGCGTGCCTACGTCAACCGCATCAACTACCGCGGTAACACCAAGACCGAAGACGAAGTGCTGCGTCGCGAAATGCGCCAGATGGAAGGCGGCTGGGCGTCGACCTACCTGATCGACCAGTCCAAGACCCGTCTGGAGCGCCTGGGCTTCTTCAAGGAAGTCAACGTCGAGACCCCGCCAGTGCCAGGCACCGACGACCAGGTCGACGTCAACTACAGCGTTGAAGAGCAGGCTTCCGGCTCGATCACCGCCAGCGTCGGTTTCGCCCAGAGCGCGGGCCTGATCCTCGGTGGTTCGATCAGCCAGACCAACTTCCTCGGTACCGGTAACAAGGTGTCGATCGGCCTGACCCGAAGCGAATACCAGACCCGCTACAACTTCGGCTTCGTTGACCCCTACTGGACTGCCGATGGCGTCAGCCTGGGTTACAACGCCTTCTACCGCAGCACCGACTACGATGACCTCGACGTCGACGTAGCCAGCTACGCAGTAGACAGCCTGGGCGCCGGTGTCAGCATCGGTTACCCGATCAGCGAAACCTCGCGTCTGACCTATGGCCTGACCGTACAGCAGGACAAACTCAAGACTGGCCGTTACACCGTTGACGAGATCTTCGACTTCGTCGAGAAGGAAGGCGATAACTTCCTCAACTTCAAGGCGTCGGTCGGTTGGTCCGAGTCGACCCTGAACAAAGGCGTGCTGGCAACCCGTGGTCATTCGCAAAGCCTGACCCTGGAAACAACCGTGCCGGGCAGCGACCTGTCGTTCTACAAGCTCGACTACCGCGGCCAGCTGTTCAAGCCAATCAACAACGACTACACCCTGCGTCTGCACACTGAGTTGGGTTACGGCGACGGCTTCGGCGGCACTTCCGGCCTGCCGTTCTATGAGAACTACTACGCGGGTGGTTTCAACTCGGTGCGTGGCTTCAAGGACAGCAGCTTGGGTCCACGTAGTACGCCAAGCCGTGGTGCGGGCGTTACCGGCAACCAAGGCACTGTCGCCGACCCGGATCAGGATCCGCTGCCATTCGGTGGTAACGTCCTCGTCCAAGGTGGTGTCGAGTTGCTGTTCCCGCTGCCGTTCGTCAAGGACCAGCGCTCGCTGCGTACTTCCGTGTTCTGGGACGTGGGTAACGTGTTCGACACCAATTGCGGCTCCAAGCCTGATTGCGAGAAAGTCGGCCTGTCTGGCCTGGCCAGCTCGGTCGGCCTGGGCGTGACCTGGATTACGGCCTTGGGCCCGCTGAGCTTCAGCCTGGCGATGCCGATCAAGAAGCCGGACGAAGCCGACACCCAGGTGTTCCAATTCTCTCTGGGCCAGACCTTCTAAGGTCGGCCCTTGCTTAACGACAACGGTTTATTCAGGAGTGCATCGTGCGTAAGTTGACTCAAATGGCCGTTATGGCCGCGGCGCTGGTCGCCACCCCGGCTTTCGCCGAAATGAAAGTTGCCGTGCTGAACTACCAGATGGCACTGCTCGAGTCGGACGCTGCGAAAAAGTACGCAGTGGATGCGGAGAAGAAATTCGGCCCACAACTGACCAAGCTCAAGAGCCTGGAAAGCAGCGCCAAGGGCATCCAGGACCGTCTGATCAAGGGCGGCGACAAGATGCAGCAGCAAGAGCGTGAGCGCCTGGAGCTCGAATTCAAGCAAAAAGCACGTGACTTCCAGTTCCAGTCCAAGGAACTCAACGAAGCCAAGGCCGTTGCCGACCGCGACATGCTCAAGCAGCTCAAGCCTAAGCTGGACGGCGCTGTGGAAGAAGTGATCAAGAAGGGTGGCTTTGACCTGGTGCTCGAGCGCGGCGCAGTGATCGATGTCAAACCGCAGTACGACATCACTCGCCAAGTCATCGAGCGCATGAACCAAGCCCGTTGATATGACCCTGACCATGACGCTCGGCCAACTGGCCGAGGCGCTCGGCGCCACCCTCAAGGGGCCCGAGTCGCTGCAAATCACCGGCCTGGCCACCTTGCAGGAGGCCGGTCCCGGGCAGTTGAGCTTCCTGGCCAATCCGCAGTACCGCAAGTACCTGGATAACGCCCAGGCTGCGGCGGTACTGCTCAAGGCCGCGGATGCCGAAGGTTACGCGGGCAATGCGCTGATCGTTGCTGATCCTTACCTTGCCTATGCACGCATCTCCCATCTGTTCGATCCCAAGCCCAAGGCTGTGGCGGGTATTCATCCCAGCGCCGTGGTTGCCGAAGATGCCCAGGTGGACGCCAGCGCCAGCATCGGCCCGTTCGCGGTGATCGAGAGTGGTGCGCAGATCGCGGCCAACGTAACCGTCGGCGCGCACTGCTTCATCGGTGCTCGCTGCGTGATTGGCGAAGGTGGCTGGTTGGCGCCGCGGGTCACGTTGTATCACGACGTGACCATCGGCCAGCGCGTGACCATTCAGTCCGGCGCCGTGATCGGCGGTGAAGGCTTCGGCTTTGCCAACGAGAAGGGTGTGTGGCGCAAGATCGCCCAGATCGGCGGCGTGACCATTGGCGACGATGTCGAGATCGGTGTGAACACTGCGGTCGACCGCGGCGCGCTGTCGGACACGCGCATTGGCGACGGGGTCAAGCTGGATAACCAGATCCAGATCGCCCACAACGTGCAAATTGGCGACCACACCGCGATGGCGGCCTGTGTCGGCATTTCTGGCAGCACCCGCATCGGCAAGCATTGCACCATCGCCGGCGGCGTCGGCATGGTCGGTCATATCGATGTGTGCGACAACGTATTCGTCTCCGGCATGACCATGGTTACCCGTTCGATCACCGAGCCGGGTGGCTATTCTTCGGGTACCGCCATGCAGACCTTGGGCGATTGGCGCAAGAGCGCGGCGCGCATTCGTCAGCTGGACGAGATGGCCAAGCGTCTCCAGCAACTGGAAAAACGTGTCGATACCGTGACCTCAGGTGGCCAGCCGACATCAGAAGGCTGATACCATTTCCTGAGCAAGAGTGAACCGTCGCTAGCTGGCTCCTCTTTGGATTGCAAAAGGAGCGTGTGGTCAGCACCTGCGCTCCCTATTCTTATTACAGGCTTCCCCCCGAAATGATGGACATCAACGAGATTCGCGAATACCTGCCTCACCGTTACCCGTTCCTGTTGGTGGACCGTGTGACGGAGCTGGACTTCGAGGCCCAGAGCATTCGTGCCTACAAGAATGTCAGCATCAATGAGCCGTTCTTCAATGGCCATTTCCCCGCGCATCCAATCATGCCGGGCGTGCTGATCATCGAGGCGATGGCCCAGGCGGCCGGGATTCTCGGATTCAAGATGCTTGACGCCAAGCCTGCCGATGGCACGCTCTACTATTTCGTCGGCTCCGACAAGCTGCGTTTCCGTCAGCCGGTACTGCCGGGCGATCAACTGGTGCTGGAAGCCAAGTTCCTCAGCCGCAAGAGCATGATCTGGAAGTTCGAGTGCCGCGCCCTGGTCGATGGCAAGCCAGTCTGCTCGGCTGAAATTACCTGCGCGGAACGTTCCCTATGAATTCGATTGATCCGCGGGCGATCATCGACCCTTCGGCCAAGCTGGCCGATGGCGTCGAGGTGGGCCCCTGGTCGATCGTAGGGCCCGATGTCGAAATCGGGGAGGGCACCGTCATCGGCCCGCACGTTGTGCTCAAAGGGCCGACCCGGATCGGCAAGCACAACCGCATCTACCAGTTTTCCTCGATTGGTGAAGACACCCCTGACCTCAAGTACAAGGGTGAGGCCACGCGCTTGGTGATTGGCGACCACAATGTCATTCGCGAAGGCGTGACCATCCACCGTGGCACTATCCAGGACCGCGCGGAAACCACCCTGGGCGATCACAACCTGATCATGGCCTATGCCCACATCGGCCACGACAGCGTGATCGGCAATCATTGCATCCTGGTCAATAACACTGCCCTGGCGGGCCATGTGCACGTTGGCGACTGGGCGATCCTGTCTGGTTACACCCTGGTGCATCAGTACTGCCATATTGGCGCGCATGCGTTTTCTGGCATGGGCACCGCGATCGGCAAAGACGTGCCAGCCTTCGTCACCGTGTTCGGCAGCCCTGCCGAAGCGCGCAGCATGAACTTCGAGGGTATGCGTCGTCGTGGTTTCAGCGATGAAGTGATCCATGCCTTGCGACGCGCCTACAAGACGGTCTATCGCCAAGGCCTGACGGTTGAAGACGCGCTCAAAGAGCTCGAAGAGCTCGCCAGCCAACACCCTGAGGTTGCGCTGTTCCGTGAGTCGATCGTGAATTCCGCTCGCGGCATCACCCGCTGACATGGGCCAGCTCTGCGTAGCGTTGGTCGCGGGCGAGGCCAGCGGCGACATTCTTGGCTCGGGCTTGATGCGTGCGCTCAAGGCGCGTCATCCCGAGGTGCGGTTCATCGGCGTCGGCGGTCCGTTGATGGAAGCCGAAGGCATGCAGTCGTACTTCCCCATGGAGCGCCTGGCGGTGATGGGCCTGGTGGAAGTGCTGGGGCGCCTACGCGAGCTGCTCAAGCGCCGCAAGGCCTTGATCCAGACACTGATCGCCGAGAAGCCGGATGTGTTCATCGGCATCGATGCGCCGGATTTCACCCTCAATATCGAACTCAAGCTGCGTCAGGCCGGAATCAAGACCGTGCACTACGTCAGCCCTTCGGTGTGGGCGTGGCGGCAGAAGCGGGTGCTGAAGATCCGTGAAGGTTGCGACCTGATGCTGACGCTGCTGCCATTCGAGGCGCGGTTCTACGAAGAGCAGGGCGTACCGGTGCGCTTCGTCGGTCATCCGCTGGCCGATACCATCCCGCTGGATGCTGATCGACAAGCCGCGCGCGCTGAACTTGGCTTGAGCGCGGGGCCACTGGTCGCGTTGATGCCGGGCAGCCGCGGCGGTGAAGTCGGCCGTTTGGGCGCGTTGTTCATGGATGCCGCCGAGCGCCTGCGCCAGTTGGTGCCGGGGGTGCGCTTCGTGCTGCCATGCGCCAATCAGGCGCGTCGCGCCCAGGTTGAGCAGATGCTCGAAGGCCGCGACCTGCCGTTGACCTTGCTTGACGGTCAGTCGCACCAAGCGCTGGCAGCCTGCGACGCGGTGTTGATCGCTTCGGGCACGGCGACGCTGGAGGCGATGCTGTACAAACGGCCGATGGTAGTCGCCTATCGCCTGGCACCGTTGACCTACTGGATCCTCAAGCGCCTGGTGAAGAGCCCGTACGTGTCGTTGCCCAACCTGCTGGCTCAGCGCCTGTTGGTGCCCGAACTGCTGCAGGACGCTGCGACCAGCGAGGCCCTGGCGCAGACCCTGGCCCCACTGGTGGCCGATGGCAGCCAGCAAACCGAAAGCTTTGATCAGATTCACCGCACCTTGCGTCGTGACGCCTCGAACCAGGCGGCAGAGGCGGTGCTTGCCTTGCTGGAGCAACGCTAGATGCAGATGGGACTGGATTTCAACCTGGTCGAAGAGCTGGTCGCCGGTGTCGATGAAGTCGGTCGCGGCCCGCTGTGCGGCGCGGTGGTCACCGCTGCGGTGATTCTTGACCCCAAGCGGCCGATCCTGGGCCTGAACGACTCGAAGAAGCTCACCGAGGCCAAGCGCGAGGCGCTGTTTGACGAAATCTGTGAAAAGGCCCTGGCCTTTTGCATTGCTCGCGCCGAGGTCGAAGAGATCGACCGCCTGAACATTCTCCAGGCGACCATGCTGGCCATGCAGCGCGCGGTCGAGGGCTTGAGCATCACGCCGAAACTGGCGCTGATCGACGGCAATCGTTGCCCCAAGCTGGCCGTGCCAGCGGCGCCGGTGGTGCAGGGCGATGCCCAGGTGCCGGCGATCGCTGCGGCGTCGATTTTGGCCAAGGTCACCCGTGATCGGGAGATGAGCGCGTTCGAGCTGATCTATCCGGGTTATGGGATGGGCGGGCACAAGGGGTATCCGACTCCGGTGCATCTGGAAGCGCTGGCACGGTTAGGGCCAACGCCGATTCACCGGCGCTCGTTCGCGCCGGTGCGTGCGGCTTGGGAGGCGCGTGAGGGCGTCTCTACCTCGCTGATCTGATCCGCTTATTGGGGCCGCGCAGCGGCCCCAATTGTTTCACCGCGCCACTCAATCTTTGCCTGTTGCGGTACAATCCCGCGCTTGTTGTCTTGCTCTGCTATAGGACCCTCCATGTCGGTTTCCTTCGTTCACCTTCGCGTGCACTCCGAGTTCTCCCTGGTCGATGGCCTGGTGCGGATCAAGCCGCTGGCCAAGGCCTTGGCCGGGATGAACATGCCGGCGGTGGCGATTACCGACCAGAGCAACATGTGCTCGCTGGTGAAGTTCTACAAGAACGCCATGGGCGCCGGGATCAAGCCGATCTGCGGCGCCGACCTGTGGCTGGCCGGTGCAGACCCGGAAGCACCGCTGTCGCGCATCTGCTTTTTGGCCATGAACCCCAAGGGCTATCGCAACCTCACCGAGCTGATCTCGCGCGGTTGGGTCGATGGTCAGCGCAATGGCCTGGTGATCATCCAGCGTGACTGGATCGCGCCGGCCAGCGAAGGGCTGATTGCCCTGTCTGCGGCCCGCGAGGGTGATATCGGCATGGCCTTGCTTGGCGGTCGCACCGATGACGCCGAGGCGTTGCTGCGCGACTGGATGGCGATGTTCCCTGAGCGCTTCTATGTCGAGGTGCAGCGCACCAATCGTGCCGGCGACGAAGAGTACCTGCACGCTGCCGTGGCCCTGGCCGACCGGCTGGGTGCGCCGCTGGTGGCAACCAACGATGTGCGCTTCATCAAGCAAACCGACTTCGATGCCCACGAGACGCGCGTCTGTATCGGCGAGGGTTGGACCCTGGACGACCCACGTCGTCCGCGCATGTACAGCGACCAGCAGTACCTGAAAAGCCCGGAAGAGATGGCCGAGCTGTTCAGCGACCTGCCGGATGCCATCGCCAACACCGTCGAGATCGCCAAGCGCTGCAACATCCAGGTGCAGCTGGGCAAGCACTTCCTGCCTGACTTCCCCACGCCCAACGGCATGGGTATCGACGACTATCTGCGCCATGTTTCCCATGAAGGCCTGGAAGAGCGCCTGACGGTCATCCTGCCCAAGGACACCACTGAAGATTACGAGGCCAAGCGCCAGGTCTACCTCGACCGCTTGAAGTTCGAGCTGGATATCATCATCCAGATGGGCTTCCCCGGTTACTTCCTGATCGTTATGGACTTCATCAAGTGGGCCAAGAACAACGGCGTGCCAGTAGGTCCAGGCCGGGGTTCGGGTGCAGGCTCGCTGGTTGCGTATGTGCTGAAGATTACCGACCTCGACCCGCTGGCCTACGACCTGCTGTTCGAGCGTTTCCTCAACCCGGAACGGGTATCGATGCCCGACTTCGACGTCGACTTCTGCATGGACGGTCGGGACCGAGTGATCGAGTATGTGGCCGATGCCTACGGGCGTAACGCGGTCAGCCAGATCATCACCTTCGGCACCATGGCGGCCAAGGCAGTGGTGCGCGACGTTGCGCGGGTGCAAGGCAAGTCCTATGGCCTGGCCGACCGTCTGTCGAAGATGATTCCGTTCGAAGTCGGCATGACCCTGGAGAAGGCCTACGAGCAGGAAGAGATCCTGCGTGACTTCCTCAAGGGCGACGAGGATGGCCGCGAGATCTGGGACATGGCCCTCAAGCTCGAGGGGGTTACCCGGGGTACCGGCAAGCACGCCGGTGGTGTGGTTATCGCACCGACCAAGCTCACTGATTTCTCGCCCATTGCTTGTGACGAAGAAGGCGGCGGCCTGGTAACCCAGTTCGACAAGGATGACGTCGAGGCTGCTGGCCTGGTGAAGTTCGACTTCCTCGGCCTGCGGACCCTGACCATCATCAAGTGGGCGATGGAGACGATCAACCGTGAGCAGGCCAAGAGCGGCCTGCCCGACCTGAATAT comes from the Pseudomonas urmiensis genome and includes:
- the dnaE gene encoding DNA polymerase III subunit alpha, coding for MSVSFVHLRVHSEFSLVDGLVRIKPLAKALAGMNMPAVAITDQSNMCSLVKFYKNAMGAGIKPICGADLWLAGADPEAPLSRICFLAMNPKGYRNLTELISRGWVDGQRNGLVIIQRDWIAPASEGLIALSAAREGDIGMALLGGRTDDAEALLRDWMAMFPERFYVEVQRTNRAGDEEYLHAAVALADRLGAPLVATNDVRFIKQTDFDAHETRVCIGEGWTLDDPRRPRMYSDQQYLKSPEEMAELFSDLPDAIANTVEIAKRCNIQVQLGKHFLPDFPTPNGMGIDDYLRHVSHEGLEERLTVILPKDTTEDYEAKRQVYLDRLKFELDIIIQMGFPGYFLIVMDFIKWAKNNGVPVGPGRGSGAGSLVAYVLKITDLDPLAYDLLFERFLNPERVSMPDFDVDFCMDGRDRVIEYVADAYGRNAVSQIITFGTMAAKAVVRDVARVQGKSYGLADRLSKMIPFEVGMTLEKAYEQEEILRDFLKGDEDGREIWDMALKLEGVTRGTGKHAGGVVIAPTKLTDFSPIACDEEGGGLVTQFDKDDVEAAGLVKFDFLGLRTLTIIKWAMETINREQAKSGLPDLNIDFIPLDDKKTYELLQKAETTAVFQLESRGMKELIKKLKPDCLEDLIALVALFRPGPLQSGMVDDFINRKHGRAELAYPHPDYQYEGLQPVLAPTYGIILYQEQVMQIAQVMAGYTLGGADMLRRAMGKKKPEEMAKQRGGFIEGCANNGIDGDLAGNIFDLVEKFAGYGFNKSHSAAYGLVSYQTAWLKTHYPAPFMAAVLSADMHNTDKVVVLIEEVRSMKLRLDAPDVNMSEFKFTVNDDGRIIYGLGAIKGVGEGPVEAIVEARAKGGPFKDLFDFCERIDLKRVNKRTLDALIRSGALDRLGPHFHDEIKAYQANIDRNRAVLLSALEEAVKSAEQTARTADSGHVDLFGGLFVEEDVDVYANHHKVRELTLKERLKGEKDTLGLYLTGHPIDEYESEIRRFARQRIIDLKPSREVQTVAGMIIALRVMKNKKGDKMGFVTLDDRSGRIEASLFADAFMAAQALLQTDAMVVIEGEVSNDDFSGGLRLRVKQVMTMEDARTRLAESLRLKVAHDALKGDRLSWLGELITRHRGGCPITLEYTGSDAKAMLRFGDEWSIDPADGLIQALRDQFGRENVFLQYR
- a CDS encoding OmpH family outer membrane protein, with translation MRKLTQMAVMAAALVATPAFAEMKVAVLNYQMALLESDAAKKYAVDAEKKFGPQLTKLKSLESSAKGIQDRLIKGGDKMQQQERERLELEFKQKARDFQFQSKELNEAKAVADRDMLKQLKPKLDGAVEEVIKKGGFDLVLERGAVIDVKPQYDITRQVIERMNQAR
- the fabZ gene encoding 3-hydroxyacyl-ACP dehydratase FabZ, whose translation is MMDINEIREYLPHRYPFLLVDRVTELDFEAQSIRAYKNVSINEPFFNGHFPAHPIMPGVLIIEAMAQAAGILGFKMLDAKPADGTLYYFVGSDKLRFRQPVLPGDQLVLEAKFLSRKSMIWKFECRALVDGKPVCSAEITCAERSL
- the lpxB gene encoding lipid-A-disaccharide synthase, with product MGQLCVALVAGEASGDILGSGLMRALKARHPEVRFIGVGGPLMEAEGMQSYFPMERLAVMGLVEVLGRLRELLKRRKALIQTLIAEKPDVFIGIDAPDFTLNIELKLRQAGIKTVHYVSPSVWAWRQKRVLKIREGCDLMLTLLPFEARFYEEQGVPVRFVGHPLADTIPLDADRQAARAELGLSAGPLVALMPGSRGGEVGRLGALFMDAAERLRQLVPGVRFVLPCANQARRAQVEQMLEGRDLPLTLLDGQSHQALAACDAVLIASGTATLEAMLYKRPMVVAYRLAPLTYWILKRLVKSPYVSLPNLLAQRLLVPELLQDAATSEALAQTLAPLVADGSQQTESFDQIHRTLRRDASNQAAEAVLALLEQR
- the lpxA gene encoding acyl-ACP--UDP-N-acetylglucosamine O-acyltransferase, whose translation is MNSIDPRAIIDPSAKLADGVEVGPWSIVGPDVEIGEGTVIGPHVVLKGPTRIGKHNRIYQFSSIGEDTPDLKYKGEATRLVIGDHNVIREGVTIHRGTIQDRAETTLGDHNLIMAYAHIGHDSVIGNHCILVNNTALAGHVHVGDWAILSGYTLVHQYCHIGAHAFSGMGTAIGKDVPAFVTVFGSPAEARSMNFEGMRRRGFSDEVIHALRRAYKTVYRQGLTVEDALKELEELASQHPEVALFRESIVNSARGITR
- the lpxD gene encoding UDP-3-O-(3-hydroxymyristoyl)glucosamine N-acyltransferase, with protein sequence MTLTMTLGQLAEALGATLKGPESLQITGLATLQEAGPGQLSFLANPQYRKYLDNAQAAAVLLKAADAEGYAGNALIVADPYLAYARISHLFDPKPKAVAGIHPSAVVAEDAQVDASASIGPFAVIESGAQIAANVTVGAHCFIGARCVIGEGGWLAPRVTLYHDVTIGQRVTIQSGAVIGGEGFGFANEKGVWRKIAQIGGVTIGDDVEIGVNTAVDRGALSDTRIGDGVKLDNQIQIAHNVQIGDHTAMAACVGISGSTRIGKHCTIAGGVGMVGHIDVCDNVFVSGMTMVTRSITEPGGYSSGTAMQTLGDWRKSAARIRQLDEMAKRLQQLEKRVDTVTSGGQPTSEG
- the rnhB gene encoding ribonuclease HII is translated as MQMGLDFNLVEELVAGVDEVGRGPLCGAVVTAAVILDPKRPILGLNDSKKLTEAKREALFDEICEKALAFCIARAEVEEIDRLNILQATMLAMQRAVEGLSITPKLALIDGNRCPKLAVPAAPVVQGDAQVPAIAAASILAKVTRDREMSAFELIYPGYGMGGHKGYPTPVHLEALARLGPTPIHRRSFAPVRAAWEAREGVSTSLI
- the bamA gene encoding outer membrane protein assembly factor BamA codes for the protein MKRLLLTAVLSALMIAEVHAESFTISDIRVNGLQRVSAGSVFGALPLNVGDQADDRRLVDSTRSLFKTGFFQDIQLSRDGNVLIINVVERPSVSSIEIEGNKAISTEDLMKGLKQSGLAEGEIFQRATLEGVRNELQRQYVAQGRYSAEVDAEVVPQPRNRVGLKIKINEGTVAAIQHINVVGNTVFDDEELGQLFELKTTNWLSFFKNDDKYAREKLSGDLERLRSYYLDRGYINMDIASTQVSITPDKKHVYITVNINEGEKYTVRDVKLSGDLKVPEDQVKSLLLVQPGQVFSRKVMTTTSDLITRRLGNEGYTFANVNGVPQPNDEDHTVDIMFVVDPGKRAYVNRINYRGNTKTEDEVLRREMRQMEGGWASTYLIDQSKTRLERLGFFKEVNVETPPVPGTDDQVDVNYSVEEQASGSITASVGFAQSAGLILGGSISQTNFLGTGNKVSIGLTRSEYQTRYNFGFVDPYWTADGVSLGYNAFYRSTDYDDLDVDVASYAVDSLGAGVSIGYPISETSRLTYGLTVQQDKLKTGRYTVDEIFDFVEKEGDNFLNFKASVGWSESTLNKGVLATRGHSQSLTLETTVPGSDLSFYKLDYRGQLFKPINNDYTLRLHTELGYGDGFGGTSGLPFYENYYAGGFNSVRGFKDSSLGPRSTPSRGAGVTGNQGTVADPDQDPLPFGGNVLVQGGVELLFPLPFVKDQRSLRTSVFWDVGNVFDTNCGSKPDCEKVGLSGLASSVGLGVTWITALGPLSFSLAMPIKKPDEADTQVFQFSLGQTF